The nucleotide window ATTTCGATTATGTTGTCGACGTAGCTTTCCATTTTTGGTTCGTGTGATACTAATATGATTTGTTGCATGTCGAGTTCGTCTATTATGTCTCTTATTTTGTCTAGTTGGTTTGTGCTGAATCCGTCTGTGGGTTCGTCTAGTATTATCATGTTTTTGGTTTGGATGTCTTCTACTAATTGGTTTATTACTCTGTTTAGTGCTAGTCTGTATGCGAGTGCTACTGATGTTCTTTCTCCGCCTGATAGTCTTTTGTATTTTGTTTCTGTTTGGCCTCTTTCTATTATTGGTGCGAATCCTTGGTCTACGTGTACGTTTAGGTCGCTGTCTTCTATTAGCATTCGGAACCATGTGTTGAATATTTCGTTGAATTTCATTTGGAGTTGTGTCATGTATTTTCGTTCGATTGTTGCTGATAGGTTTTTGAGGTTTTCGAGCCATTCTCTATGGTTTTCTATTTTTTGTTTTAGGTTTTTGGCTTGTTTTTTGTCTTGGATTTCTTTTTTTATGGTTTTGATTTCTCTTTTTCTGTTTTTTATGTTTGTTTTGGTTTCTATGAGTTTTTGTTGAGTTTGGTTTAATTTGGTTCTTTTTTCTTCGATTTTGTTTTCTAGTTCCTGGTTTTTTTGTTTGGTTGTTTTTAGTTGGTTGAGTTTTTGTTGGGTTTGGTTTAATTTGGTTTGTTTTTCTGTTTTTTGGTTTTTGAGTTGTTGGATTTTTTGTTGTTTTTCTTGGATTTTTTGTTTTAGTTCTTTTGCTTGGTTTGTTTTTTCTTTGTATTCTTGGAGTTTTTTTCTGTCTTTTTTTAGTTCTTGTGTTTTGTTTTCTATTCGGTTGAGTATTTCATTGATTTTGTTTTCGATTTTGTTTTCTAGTTCTTGGATTTCTTGTTGATGGTTTTCTAGTTTTTGTTGGTGTTTTTGTAGTTTTTGTTGGATGTTTTGGATGTTTTTTTGTTTTTTGTTTTGTTCTTTTTTTCTGTGTTGTTCGTTGAGTTGGTTTCCACATATTGGGCATTCTGATTTGGTTTCTTTTAGTTTTGAGAGGTTTTTTTGGTGTGTTTTTTTGGTTGCTTTTAGGTTTTTGATTTGGTCTTGTTGTTTCTCGATTTCTTTTTCGATCTCTTGTTTTTCTTGGATTTTTTGGTCGAGGTTTTTTTCTATTCCGGGTTCTTTTTTATGGCATTTTTCTTTGAGTTTTTGGAGTTTGTTTAGTCTTTTTTCTATTGTTTCTTGGTTTAGGTCTGTGGGTTTTGTTTGTTTTTTTATTTCGTTGTATCGGTTTTGTGTTTGGTCTTTTTCTTGTTTGTGTTCTTTTATTCTTTCTTTGGTGTTTTGGAGTGCGGTTTTGATTTCTGTTTTCTTTTTGTCTAGTTTATGTAGTTCTTCGATTTCTTTTTCGATTTCTTGTTTTTGGTCAATTAATTTATCTAGTTGTTTTTGTTGGTTTTCTACGTCTTTTTCTAGGGT belongs to Methanonatronarchaeum sp. AMET-Sl and includes:
- a CDS encoding SMC family ATPase, translating into MKVNSIHLKNIRSYKEEHVEFPTGTLLLSGDIGHGKSSLLMAIEFALFGLRGNQLSGADLLREGTNNGYAELTFTINSQKYTVYRELTRENSAIRQENGYIKKNAKTELTPTELKTEVFKILGYPMEMVSKRKSLIYRYTVYTPQEEMKKIIEADEETRLNTLRKITGINRYKKIRENIDEVRKNLRKPLNQLEGVTKDLKQKQQKQQKIQEKLQKHLEKQKTLEKDVENQQKQLDKLIDQKQEIEKEIEELHKLDKKKTEIKTALQNTKERIKEHKQEKDQTQNRYNEIKKQTKPTDLNQETIEKRLNKLQKLKEKCHKKEPGIEKNLDQKIQEKQEIEKEIEKQQDQIKNLKATKKTHQKNLSKLKETKSECPICGNQLNEQHRKKEQNKKQKNIQNIQQKLQKHQQKLENHQQEIQELENKIENKINEILNRIENKTQELKKDRKKLQEYKEKTNQAKELKQKIQEKQQKIQQLKNQKTEKQTKLNQTQQKLNQLKTTKQKNQELENKIEEKRTKLNQTQQKLIETKTNIKNRKREIKTIKKEIQDKKQAKNLKQKIENHREWLENLKNLSATIERKYMTQLQMKFNEIFNTWFRMLIEDSDLNVHVDQGFAPIIERGQTETKYKRLSGGERTSVALAYRLALNRVINQLVEDIQTKNMIILDEPTDGFSTNQLDKIRDIIDELDMQQIILVSHEPKMESYVDNIIEINKTNNTSTAKTL